One Miscanthus floridulus cultivar M001 chromosome 11, ASM1932011v1, whole genome shotgun sequence DNA window includes the following coding sequences:
- the LOC136492187 gene encoding uncharacterized protein, producing the protein MAIPNYTYLKLKMPGPNNVITMRSAFSHAFMCDREQFELATAVINSTELLQLGESSTPAVPDYSKPTSSTAFQPLEKTKAVGIDPTNPTKTVRIGTQLRAK; encoded by the coding sequence atggcaatccccaactacacctacctcaagctgaagatgcccgGACCGAACAACGTCATCACCATGcgtagcgccttctcgcacgccttcatgtgcgaTCGTGAGCAATTTGAGCTCGCCACCGCGGTTATCAACTCGACCGAGCTCCTGCAGCTtggggagtcatcgaccccagcagtcccggACTAcagcaaaccaacctcctcgacggccttccaACCACTCGAgaaaaccaaggcggtggggatcgaccccactaacccaaccaagacggtgcggattgggacccagctccgggccaaatag